A single window of Dermacentor albipictus isolate Rhodes 1998 colony chromosome 1, USDA_Dalb.pri_finalv2, whole genome shotgun sequence DNA harbors:
- the ldbr gene encoding lariat debranching enzyme, with translation MKIAVEGCAHGELDKIYETIKGLESQYHFTVDLLIICGDFQAVRNASDMDCMAVPRKYQEMKDFHKYYSGEKKAPLLTIVIGGNHEASNYLAELAYGGWLCENIYYMGYASVVSVNGIRIAGISGIYKGHDYLKGHFEVPPYNDSTKRSAYHLRNLEIFRLKQLAEPIDIVISHDWPRGIYNHGNKARLLQQKKFFVTEVESNSLGCRPTEGLLEQLKPKYWFAAHLHCKFAAVVSHEDGTCTKFLALDKCLPKRDFLQTLDIPTSTDEPPKLSYDLEWLCVLQLTDHLLRIDSKNHYMPGPGCDQRWQFTPTKEEKEKLAATCGNDLLVPLNFQHTAPVYMPGSERSPGRVKPHINPQTESFCKRFELRDPLAEALDPRQQSSPLDISGFLGTEDVTNTTMSSLNESENLGQQQSPETDLDDEPVPLHEMSAEERQKMHTLEFGSLVCTAEDKKELFPELIEKTEDAILKSAPSSSGRVMKRRNQSLYTESEETDS, from the exons ATGAAGAtcgctgttgaaggttgtgcgcACGGCGAACTTGACAAAATTTATGAAACTATAAAAGGCTTAGAAAGCCAGTACCATTTCACA GTAGACTTGCTGATCATCTGTGGCGACTTTCAAGCAGTTCGAAATGCTTCTGATATGGACTGCATGGCGGTTCCTAGAAAATATCAAGAGATGAAAGATTTCCATAA GTACTACTCAGGGGAGAAGAAAGCGCCACTTTTGACCATTGTAATTGGTGGAAACCATGAAGCTTCCAACTATctggctgagctggcatacggcGGTTGGCTTTGCGAAAACATCTATTATATGG GTTATGCAAGTGTTGTCAGTGTCAATGGCATAAGGATAGCTGGCATCTCAGGAATATACAAGGGCCATGACTACCTGAAAG GCCACTTTGAGGTCCCACCTTACAACGATTCCACGAAACGAAGTGCCTACCATTTGCGAAACCTTGAGATCTTCAGATTGAAACAG CTGGCGGAGCCCATTGACATAGTGATTTCACATGACTGGCCACGTGGAATTTACAACCATGGAAACAAGGCAAGGTTGTTGCAGCAAAAAAAGTTCTTTGTTACAGAAGTTGAGAGCAATAGCTTAGGCTGTCGTCCAACTGAGGGCTTGCTAGAACAGCTGAAGCCAAAGTACTGGTTTGCTGCACATCTTCATTGCAAGTTTGCTGCGGTGGTCAGTCATGAG GATGGAACATGTACGAAGTTCTTGGCACTGGACAAATGTTTGCCCAAGCGAGACTTCCTTCAA ACTTTAGACATACCAACATCAACTGACGAGCCTCCAAAGCTAAGCTATGACTTAGAGTGGCTGTGTGTACTACAGTTAACTGACCATTTACTCAGGATTGATTCAAAGAACCACTACATGCCTGGGCCAGGATGTGATCAACG GTGGCAATTCACACCTacaaaggaagagaaagaaaaacttgCAGCGACGTGTGGCAATGATTTGCTGGTGCCTCTTAATTTTCAGCATACTGCTCCTGTGTATATGCCAGGATCTGAACGTAGCCCTGGCCGAGTGAAGCCCCATATCAATCCCCAGACCGAGAGCTTCTGCAAACGATTTGAACTTCGAGATCCACTAGCCGAAGCTCTTGATCCTCGGCAGCAATCATCGCCACTGGATATTTCAGGCTTTTTGGGAACGGAAGATGTGACCAATACTACCATGTCATCACTCAATGAATCTGAGAACTTAGGCCAGCAACAAAGCCCAGAAACAGATTTAGATGATGAGCCAGTGCCTTTACACGAGATGAGTGCTGAAGAAAGGCAAAAGATGCATACATTAGAATTTGGAAGCCTAGTCTGCACAGCAGAAGACAAGAAAGAGCTCTTTCCAGAGTTGATAGAAAAGACTGAAGATGCCATACTAAAGTCTGCACCATCCTCTTCTGGGAGAGTAATGAAAAGAAGAAACCAGTCTTTGTACACAGAAAGTGAAGAAACAGACAGTTGA